One window of Quercus robur chromosome 5, dhQueRobu3.1, whole genome shotgun sequence genomic DNA carries:
- the LOC126729162 gene encoding uncharacterized protein LOC126729162, whose amino-acid sequence MEAYRRFSQPELFLSLKRDLTMITQQVFVAEEFCRNNRSLAEAEVQSRTKVEKTVGSLKQENLELVEKFKESEKQRRRAEAGLKSAETQAEDQRQKLFVTETSLATEKQNVLDFKAALQKVEDEIRRVKEEAQLIREDAEAEKKAAHQLRIQETEARLSEEIPEVCKDYCSISWAHALDAAGIPANSVLRLPEKVFYPQEIRENPDGAQAASEQGLAVPDAIPLLDKAKDPAKDSISEAPPPQPEQKKDPPAEA is encoded by the exons atggaggcctacaggcgaTTCTCCCAGCCCGAGCTTTTTCTGTCCCTTAAGAGGGACCTTACGATG ATCACTCAGCAGGtgtttgtggctgaggagttcTGTCGCAACAACCGCAGCTTGGCTGAAGCTGAGGTCCAGTCTCGGACAAAGGTGGAGAAAACcgtggggtccctcaagcaagaGAACCTTGAACTTGTGGAGAAGTTCAAAGAGTCGGAGAAACAGCGCCGGAGAGCGGAGGCTGGCCTGAAGAGTGCTGAAACCCAAGCGGAGGACCAGCGCCAGAAGTTGTTCGTAACCGAGACCAGCCTTGCTACTGAGAAGCAGAATGTACTGGATTTTAAGGCCGCTCTACAGAAAGTTGAGGACGAGATACGGCGGGTTAAAGAAGAGGCTCAGCTGATTCGGGAGGATGCAGAGGCTGAAAAGAAAGCTGCTCATCAGCTCAGGATtcaagaaacggaggccaggctCTCCGAGGAAATTCCCGAGGTGTGCAAGGActactgcagcatctcatgggctcatgcccttgatgctgcaggaattCCTGCAAATTCGGTGCTGAGATTGCCTGAGAAGGTCTTCTAccctcaggagatccgagagaatcctgatggTGCTCAAGCAGCTTCTGAGCAGGGCTTGGCTGTGCCTGACGCCATCCCTCTGCTTGATAAAGCCAAGGATCCTGCCAAGGACTCCATCTCCGAGGCTCCTCCTCCTCAACCAGAGCAGAAAAAGGATCCTCCTGCTGAGGCTTAG